The following proteins are co-located in the Acidimicrobiia bacterium genome:
- a CDS encoding FAD-dependent oxidoreductase — translation MDNHDYEVIVIGSGPGGLACATLLQKRGTQTLLVEKNDALGGKMMSIDKDGWAYDLFPHGQVPMRGSAFETVFAELGVSDEFEPALEPDDPRDVVTLCYRRREWDTYKTVTQKQALDDPEPFFKLWEATEDEQAAALAVLTEMVTMSDAEIGALDNMTMEEWLSERDVPAPLYNYLGFHANASLAEPLDLVAASEQILIMKQIMLQGGGGQYKGGFGGLTMVMAREFEKNGGTIVTRAKVERITVDDGAVTGVETTKGNFSAPVVVSSAGIHPTVLKLVGEEHFDRGYVDYVKGLVPGWAFTSVRYFLDRPVMDTAIYAVWSDDSWLDTARFRKQKEGEEPDEVILFMCNHSFYDEHAAPPGKQVLVSGTVCSPDPDAREIEGLWSCMDRQMKELFPEIWEATERKEYNGPRQISELTRDAVLPGQGGECVGLAQIIGQCGSMKPSSETSVRGLYLAGADAGAAGMGTHQSALSGIEVARLARHCLNKMYKAQ, via the coding sequence ATGGACAACCACGACTACGAAGTCATCGTCATCGGCAGCGGGCCCGGTGGCCTCGCATGCGCGACGCTGCTCCAGAAGCGCGGCACGCAGACCCTGCTCGTCGAGAAGAACGACGCGCTCGGCGGCAAGATGATGAGCATCGACAAGGACGGCTGGGCCTACGACCTCTTCCCCCACGGGCAGGTTCCCATGCGTGGTTCGGCCTTCGAGACGGTCTTCGCCGAGCTCGGCGTGTCCGACGAGTTCGAGCCGGCACTCGAGCCCGACGATCCCCGCGACGTCGTCACCCTCTGCTACCGGCGTCGCGAATGGGACACGTACAAGACCGTGACCCAGAAGCAGGCGCTGGACGATCCCGAGCCCTTCTTCAAGCTGTGGGAGGCGACCGAGGACGAACAGGCCGCCGCACTCGCCGTGTTGACCGAGATGGTCACGATGTCGGACGCAGAGATCGGCGCACTCGACAACATGACGATGGAGGAGTGGCTCTCCGAACGTGACGTGCCCGCGCCCCTCTACAACTACCTGGGCTTCCACGCCAACGCGTCGCTCGCCGAGCCCCTCGATCTCGTGGCGGCGTCCGAGCAGATCCTGATCATGAAGCAGATCATGCTCCAGGGCGGAGGCGGCCAGTACAAGGGTGGCTTCGGCGGGCTCACCATGGTGATGGCACGCGAGTTCGAGAAGAACGGCGGGACCATCGTCACGAGGGCCAAGGTCGAGCGGATCACCGTCGACGACGGCGCGGTGACGGGCGTGGAGACCACGAAGGGCAACTTCTCGGCGCCCGTCGTCGTGAGCTCCGCCGGTATCCACCCGACGGTTCTCAAGCTCGTCGGCGAGGAGCACTTCGACCGGGGCTACGTCGACTACGTGAAGGGTCTCGTGCCCGGGTGGGCCTTCACGAGCGTCCGCTACTTCCTCGACCGGCCGGTCATGGACACGGCGATCTACGCGGTCTGGTCGGACGACAGCTGGCTCGACACGGCACGTTTTCGCAAGCAGAAGGAGGGTGAGGAGCCCGACGAGGTGATCCTCTTCATGTGCAACCACTCCTTCTACGACGAGCACGCCGCCCCCCCGGGCAAGCAGGTGCTGGTCTCGGGCACGGTCTGCTCACCGGACCCGGATGCCCGGGAGATCGAAGGCCTCTGGAGCTGCATGGACAGGCAGATGAAGGAGCTCTTCCCCGAGATCTGGGAGGCCACGGAACGCAAGGAGTACAACGGCCCCCGCCAGATCTCGGAGCTCACCCGCGACGCGGTCCTGCCCGGACAGGGTGGCGAGTGCGTCGGGCTCGCCCAGATCATCGGCCAGTGCGGGTCGATGAAGCCCAGCTCGGAGACGTCCGTTCGTGGTCTGTACCTGGCGGGCGCCGACGCCGGCGCCGCGGGCATGGGCACGCACCAGTCGGCCCTCTCGGGTATCGAGGTCGCCCGCCTCGCGCGCCACTGCCTCAACAAGATGTACAAGGCCCAGTGA
- a CDS encoding transporter, with protein sequence MRDVAVLGVGMHPWGKFPERSVTELCREAVVAALDDAGVSWRQIEAVAAASSRFSGGKGWGLNGNDVVEDMGSTGIPVYNMSAGCAAGGNAFNVGHAMVAGGAHDMVLVVGGEKMPKGFIQTSGVEEETDPEFLRQRCVGMPGPAFWALLCRQRMAEFGTTEKQLAEVAVKAHRIGTHNENARFRKEFTLEQVLESNMVSDPLRLYEICPVSDGAAAAVICSADKARQIAGVNPVWVAGSAVATARFDDGLPRGLAGVVPTGRTHHSEAALAVSEALSQAGATPGDLDFVELQDNTVYYELAFPEDWGLCEPGEAEHLLESGETMPTGTMPINPSGGFLCFGEATTAMGVFQVCEMTWQLRGDAGPRQVPDAKLGLAQTLGLGGNGTAVVLKR encoded by the coding sequence ATGAGAGACGTAGCGGTCCTGGGCGTGGGAATGCACCCCTGGGGGAAGTTCCCGGAGCGCTCGGTCACCGAGCTCTGCCGGGAAGCCGTCGTGGCGGCGCTCGACGACGCCGGGGTCTCGTGGCGCCAGATCGAGGCGGTCGCCGCTGCCAGCTCCCGGTTCTCGGGCGGAAAGGGCTGGGGTCTGAACGGCAACGACGTCGTCGAGGACATGGGCTCCACGGGGATCCCCGTCTACAACATGTCGGCGGGTTGCGCCGCGGGCGGCAACGCCTTCAACGTCGGCCACGCCATGGTGGCCGGGGGTGCGCACGACATGGTCCTCGTCGTCGGCGGCGAGAAGATGCCCAAGGGCTTCATCCAGACGTCGGGTGTCGAGGAGGAGACCGACCCCGAGTTCCTGCGCCAGCGCTGCGTCGGGATGCCGGGCCCGGCCTTCTGGGCGCTGCTGTGCCGGCAGCGCATGGCCGAGTTCGGGACGACCGAGAAGCAGCTCGCCGAGGTCGCAGTGAAGGCCCACCGGATCGGCACGCACAACGAGAACGCACGCTTCCGCAAGGAGTTCACGCTCGAGCAGGTTCTCGAATCCAACATGGTGAGTGACCCGCTTCGCCTCTACGAGATCTGTCCCGTGAGCGACGGCGCGGCGGCCGCCGTCATCTGCTCTGCCGACAAGGCGCGCCAGATCGCGGGGGTGAACCCGGTCTGGGTCGCGGGCAGCGCGGTGGCCACGGCCCGCTTCGACGACGGCCTCCCACGCGGGCTGGCCGGTGTGGTGCCCACCGGCAGGACCCACCACAGCGAGGCCGCGCTCGCCGTGAGCGAGGCTCTCTCACAGGCGGGGGCGACGCCCGGGGACCTCGACTTCGTCGAGCTCCAGGACAACACCGTCTACTACGAGCTCGCCTTCCCGGAGGACTGGGGTCTGTGCGAGCCCGGCGAGGCCGAGCACCTGCTCGAGAGCGGCGAGACGATGCCGACCGGCACGATGCCGATCAACCCGAGCGGCGGCTTTCTCTGCTTCGGGGAGGCCACCACGGCCATGGGTGTCTTCCAGGTCTGCGAGATGACCTGGCAGCTGCGTGGTGATGCGGGGCCCCGCCAGGTGCCCGACGCCAAACTCGGTCTCGCGCAGACCCTCGGGCTGGGCGGAAACGGGACGGCAGTGGTTCTCAAGCGATAG
- a CDS encoding OB-fold domain-containing protein — MIDGLFGVTADGPRLFGSRCSACTTPYFPKTALCHNPECTESTMEDAEFGPLGTVWSSSVQNYPPPPPARYDEPYEPYALAVVDLADGLRVVGRMSTDDPASVRAGDRVELVVEPIYHEEDGSEAVSWMFRPV, encoded by the coding sequence GTGATCGACGGCCTCTTCGGCGTGACGGCCGACGGACCGCGCCTGTTCGGCTCCCGGTGCAGCGCCTGCACGACCCCTTATTTCCCGAAGACCGCCCTGTGCCACAACCCCGAGTGCACCGAATCCACGATGGAGGACGCCGAGTTCGGCCCCCTCGGAACGGTGTGGAGCTCCTCGGTCCAGAACTACCCGCCTCCGCCGCCCGCCCGCTACGACGAGCCGTACGAGCCGTACGCGCTCGCCGTCGTCGACCTCGCCGACGGACTGCGTGTCGTCGGTCGCATGTCCACCGACGACCCGGCGAGTGTGCGGGCGGGCGACCGCGTGGAGCTCGTTGTGGAGCCCATCTACCACGAGGAAGACGGGAGCGAGGCAGTCAGCTGGATGTTCCGGCCGGTCTGA
- a CDS encoding electron transfer flavoprotein subunit alpha/FixB family protein, translating into MTDPVVVCTWSAAGDQPLEETEAALTLGRTVSADLGVDLHWLVVGPPLDGADETAGRHSVAVIDRIDDPKLDDARPDAFVEALAQYCASHPSRLLVFNQNFATRLVAPRVAGRLDVGVVMNGTGIEVDGDRLDVTAAGYGGDTRVVYGHGGPGPCVVGLLANAVAPEPVEGAATAPTTTEIEVDLSGVDERIRVLEAAHTEGPRLEDAEIIVAGGRGLGAPENFKLIEELADVLGGMAGASRPLVDEGWIDSSRQVGLTGKITRPALYLAAGISGATQHMVGCSAAKTIVAINTDPDAAIFRHARYGIVGDCTELLPELIRAASGSGDTR; encoded by the coding sequence ATGACGGACCCGGTGGTCGTGTGCACCTGGAGCGCCGCCGGCGACCAGCCGCTCGAGGAAACGGAGGCCGCGCTCACGCTGGGGCGCACGGTGAGCGCCGACCTCGGCGTCGATCTGCACTGGCTCGTGGTGGGTCCACCGCTCGACGGGGCCGACGAGACCGCCGGGAGGCACAGCGTCGCGGTCATCGACCGGATCGACGACCCGAAGCTGGACGACGCCCGGCCCGACGCCTTCGTCGAGGCGCTGGCCCAGTACTGCGCCTCGCATCCCAGCAGACTGCTGGTCTTCAACCAGAACTTCGCGACACGTCTCGTGGCACCTCGCGTCGCGGGCCGGTTGGATGTCGGCGTCGTGATGAACGGCACCGGCATCGAGGTCGACGGCGACCGCCTCGACGTGACGGCCGCCGGATACGGCGGTGACACGCGGGTGGTGTACGGCCACGGTGGTCCGGGCCCGTGCGTCGTCGGACTGCTGGCCAACGCCGTTGCCCCCGAGCCCGTCGAAGGTGCCGCCACGGCTCCCACGACGACGGAGATCGAGGTCGATCTCTCGGGTGTCGACGAGCGGATCCGCGTGCTCGAAGCCGCACACACCGAGGGTCCCCGCCTCGAGGACGCCGAGATCATCGTCGCGGGAGGCCGGGGGCTGGGTGCACCCGAGAACTTCAAGCTGATCGAGGAACTGGCGGACGTGCTGGGAGGGATGGCGGGAGCCTCGCGACCTCTCGTGGACGAGGGGTGGATCGACTCGTCGCGCCAGGTCGGCCTCACGGGCAAGATCACGCGACCCGCCCTCTACCTCGCAGCGGGGATCTCCGGCGCGACCCAGCACATGGTCGGGTGCTCGGCCGCCAAGACCATCGTGGCGATCAACACCGACCCCGACGCCGCGATCTTCCGTCACGCCCGCTACGGGATCGTCGGTGACTGCACCGAACTCCTTCCGGAGCTGATCCGGGCCGCGAGCGGGTCCGGTGACACCCGATGA
- a CDS encoding electron transfer flavoprotein subunit beta/FixA family protein — MRVVVCIKEVLDPDAVNAYALAGRLEIGDDDRTLTQTTIPRLMNAFDEQAIEAALRMRDAGTEVTICVVSVGTELTVPLRHALALGADEVVAVEPPSSAGDCHTVAALLAAFVRSRGGADLVLCGRQASDDDQGVVPALIGESLGMPVVAVARDVEVSGSAEEPAVRVVRVTPDGDEVVEAACPAVVTISNELGEPRYPTMPMKMAARRVEPTVVPAADLSLDPQDLEPRVVMTRQFVPTVTGDCEFIPGDEPAEIADALIGRLVEEKVLRGGSTR, encoded by the coding sequence ATGCGAGTCGTCGTCTGCATCAAGGAGGTCCTGGACCCCGACGCCGTCAACGCCTACGCGCTCGCCGGTCGTCTGGAGATCGGCGACGACGACAGGACGCTCACCCAGACCACGATCCCCCGGCTGATGAACGCCTTCGACGAGCAGGCGATCGAGGCAGCTCTGCGGATGCGCGACGCCGGCACCGAGGTCACGATCTGCGTCGTGTCGGTCGGCACCGAGCTGACGGTGCCGTTGCGCCACGCCCTGGCGCTGGGCGCGGACGAGGTCGTGGCCGTCGAGCCTCCGTCCTCCGCCGGCGACTGCCACACGGTCGCGGCGCTGCTGGCGGCGTTCGTCCGGTCCCGCGGAGGAGCCGATCTCGTGCTGTGCGGTCGCCAGGCGTCCGACGACGACCAGGGTGTGGTGCCGGCGCTGATCGGCGAGTCACTCGGCATGCCGGTGGTGGCCGTGGCGCGCGATGTGGAGGTGTCCGGTTCCGCAGAGGAGCCCGCGGTCCGGGTCGTCCGGGTGACGCCCGACGGCGACGAGGTCGTCGAGGCAGCCTGCCCCGCCGTGGTCACCATCAGCAACGAGCTCGGCGAGCCGCGCTATCCGACCATGCCCATGAAAATGGCGGCACGGCGTGTGGAACCGACCGTTGTCCCGGCTGCCGACCTCTCGCTCGACCCGCAGGATCTGGAGCCGCGGGTCGTGATGACGCGCCAGTTCGTTCCCACGGTCACGGGAGACTGCGAGTTCATTCCCGGAGACGAACCGGCGGAGATCGCCGACGCGCTGATCGGGCGACTCGTCGAGGAGAAGGTCCTTCGAGGCGGGTCGACAAGATGA
- a CDS encoding enoyl-CoA hydratase-related protein produces the protein MAWTDWERVEGDGFDFAEIRYEKKYHDDLEGGMARVTIDKPDDYNTMTLATVDEMFRAFYDASHDTSIGVIVVAGSGRNFGAGGNVEWERWGLRDAFYNRYPHNRLIRLSRKPVIAAVQGYCLGGHNHMAYCCDFTIAADDARFGQAGPRVSSPADGFFVPYLTKVVGAKKAREMWMLCRRYSAEDALEMGLVNKVVPLDRLGDEVDAWCEELLAVSPGCLEILKAAFDQEMDGYADMGVISSQFYPDWFDMPEGKEGGASFTEKRTPRFWSLRERERRMRAELVDAYENEQGDPDGESDRSGT, from the coding sequence ATGGCCTGGACCGACTGGGAACGGGTGGAAGGCGACGGCTTCGACTTCGCCGAGATCCGCTACGAGAAGAAGTACCACGACGACCTCGAGGGCGGAATGGCGCGGGTCACCATCGACAAGCCCGACGACTACAACACCATGACGCTCGCCACCGTCGACGAGATGTTCCGCGCCTTCTACGACGCGAGCCACGACACGTCGATCGGCGTGATCGTGGTCGCCGGCAGTGGTCGCAACTTCGGTGCGGGGGGAAACGTGGAGTGGGAGCGCTGGGGCCTGCGCGACGCCTTCTACAACCGCTATCCCCACAACCGGCTGATCCGGCTCTCGCGCAAGCCGGTCATCGCCGCGGTGCAGGGCTACTGCCTCGGTGGCCACAACCACATGGCCTACTGCTGCGACTTCACGATCGCCGCCGACGACGCCAGGTTCGGTCAGGCCGGGCCGAGGGTGTCGAGTCCCGCCGACGGCTTCTTCGTCCCCTACCTCACCAAGGTCGTGGGCGCCAAGAAGGCACGCGAGATGTGGATGCTCTGTCGCCGCTACTCCGCAGAAGACGCTCTCGAGATGGGCCTCGTGAACAAGGTCGTTCCCCTCGACCGACTCGGCGACGAGGTCGATGCGTGGTGCGAGGAGCTCCTGGCCGTGAGCCCGGGGTGTCTCGAGATCCTCAAGGCCGCCTTCGACCAGGAGATGGACGGCTACGCCGACATGGGGGTCATCTCGAGCCAGTTCTACCCCGACTGGTTCGACATGCCCGAGGGCAAGGAGGGAGGGGCCTCCTTCACCGAGAAGCGCACGCCCCGCTTCTGGTCCCTTCGCGAACGGGAGCGCCGGATGCGCGCGGAGCTGGTGGACGCCTACGAGAACGAGCAGGGGGATCCCGACGGGGAGTCCGACAGATCCGGGACGTAG
- a CDS encoding FAD-dependent oxidoreductase, translated as MADDLFDFDADVLVVGTGGAGFAAAITAAVEGASVVMFERNDHIGGTTGASGGTAWIPNNASLRAQGKEDPRDDALRYMCRMSHPQYYCPDHPTLGLPADAYELIANHYDNASAAIDYLTEAGVFDLCADTRAPDPDNPMEMPSGNLLQGFPDYGADLEENKLPTGRHLFPTPGTPGMVEQLELGAEKYGVRVVMEHQAVTLLRNEDGEIAGLQLRRGHQPVLARARKAVIFASGGYAHNAELVERYLPGRVYGTCSTLGAQGDFVRIGLEVGAALGNMKNAWWKQVPLEAALASPTPPSVWLPWGDSMIQVNKYGRRVVNEKMGYSDRSQIHSVYDPTRREYPNLLLFMIYDDAVASSESMDGMRQPLPLPGDPDPGFVIKGETWDDLAAEVDARLAELEEHTAGLRLDASFSENLAATIDRFNGFAATGTDLDFHRGEGAIDRAWNGPNREGSPNPTLAPFAEEGPYRCIIVGAGTLDTNGGPVINTSAQVLDGHGTPIPGLYGAGNCIASPAGQAYWGPGATIGLGITYGHLAGRAAAAEAEKHFDV; from the coding sequence GTGGCTGATGACCTCTTCGACTTCGATGCCGATGTACTCGTCGTGGGGACGGGGGGTGCCGGATTCGCCGCCGCCATCACCGCCGCGGTCGAAGGTGCCTCGGTGGTGATGTTCGAGCGCAACGACCACATCGGCGGTACCACCGGAGCATCCGGCGGCACCGCCTGGATCCCGAACAACGCGTCACTTCGGGCCCAGGGCAAGGAAGACCCCCGCGACGACGCTCTGCGCTACATGTGCCGGATGTCGCACCCGCAGTACTACTGCCCCGACCACCCGACGCTCGGCCTGCCCGCCGACGCCTACGAGCTCATCGCCAACCACTACGACAACGCGTCCGCGGCGATCGACTACCTCACCGAGGCCGGCGTGTTCGACCTGTGCGCGGACACGCGAGCCCCCGATCCCGACAACCCGATGGAGATGCCGTCGGGCAACCTGCTCCAGGGCTTTCCCGACTACGGGGCCGATCTCGAGGAGAACAAGCTGCCCACCGGTCGGCACCTGTTCCCCACGCCCGGTACACCCGGCATGGTCGAGCAGCTCGAGCTCGGCGCCGAGAAGTACGGCGTCCGGGTCGTGATGGAGCATCAGGCGGTGACGCTGCTGCGCAACGAGGACGGCGAGATCGCCGGGCTCCAGCTGCGCCGCGGGCACCAGCCGGTGCTGGCGCGTGCCCGCAAGGCCGTGATCTTCGCGTCGGGTGGCTACGCGCACAACGCCGAGCTCGTCGAGCGGTATCTGCCCGGCCGCGTCTACGGCACGTGCTCGACGCTCGGCGCGCAGGGCGACTTCGTGCGCATCGGCCTCGAGGTGGGAGCCGCGCTCGGCAACATGAAGAACGCCTGGTGGAAGCAGGTGCCCCTCGAAGCCGCCCTGGCGTCGCCGACGCCGCCGAGCGTCTGGTTGCCGTGGGGCGACAGCATGATCCAGGTCAACAAGTACGGCCGCCGGGTCGTCAACGAGAAGATGGGGTACTCCGACCGGTCTCAGATCCACTCCGTCTACGACCCGACCCGACGCGAGTACCCCAACCTCCTGCTGTTCATGATCTACGACGACGCGGTCGCGAGCTCCGAGAGCATGGACGGGATGCGCCAACCCCTGCCGCTGCCCGGCGACCCGGACCCCGGGTTCGTGATCAAGGGGGAGACGTGGGACGACCTCGCGGCCGAGGTCGACGCCCGTCTCGCCGAACTCGAGGAGCACACCGCGGGCCTCCGGCTCGATGCGTCGTTCTCCGAGAACCTCGCCGCCACGATCGATCGCTTCAACGGCTTCGCCGCCACGGGCACGGACCTCGACTTCCACAGGGGCGAGGGAGCGATCGACCGGGCCTGGAACGGCCCCAACCGTGAGGGGTCACCGAACCCGACGCTCGCGCCGTTCGCCGAGGAAGGGCCCTACCGCTGCATCATCGTGGGCGCCGGCACGCTCGACACCAACGGCGGCCCGGTCATCAACACGAGCGCGCAGGTGCTCGACGGCCACGGTACGCCCATCCCGGGACTCTACGGCGCCGGCAACTGCATCGCCTCACCGGCCGGCCAGGCGTACTGGGGCCCGGGCGCGACGATCGGCCTGGGTATCACCTACGGGCACCTCGCCGGACGCGCCGCCGCCGCCGAGGCCGAGAAGCACTTCGACGTCTGA
- a CDS encoding CoA transferase has product MSAGSDDPHDASGPLGDLRVLEISTMMAGPYAATLLGDLGADVLKIESPYGDESRHLGPERSGERSAFLSLNRNKRDIVLDLRRPDAREVFGRLVETADVVITNVREPALSRLGLDYDAVRSHRHDIIWIGVTAFGPEGPYAGRPGIDFLIQGYAGLLALNGEPDGPPVRVTIPLIDTLTSVLVTTAALAAVHSRGATGEGQRIDISLLDALVHAQAAGLGSYLVTGDETPRTGNRSLYFAPSGIYGTKDGRSIVITCPSERFFEKLCTALDTDWLQDPRFESIERRLENEDALDSAIEARCRDFDADELLERLTAADVLSAPLNEVRDVVEDPQILHNRMIVTTEHDTLGPLRLTGVPIHFAATPGSVRRPPPLQGQHTEEVLSELGYGPDRIAELVRDGAVATGVEFENAP; this is encoded by the coding sequence GTGAGCGCCGGCTCCGACGATCCGCACGACGCGTCCGGTCCCCTCGGTGACCTCCGCGTCCTCGAGATCTCCACGATGATGGCGGGGCCCTACGCCGCGACCCTGCTCGGCGACCTCGGTGCCGACGTCCTCAAGATCGAGTCCCCCTACGGCGATGAGAGCCGCCACCTCGGGCCCGAGCGCAGCGGGGAACGCTCGGCCTTCCTGAGCCTGAACCGCAACAAGCGCGACATCGTTCTCGACCTCCGCAGACCCGATGCCCGTGAGGTCTTCGGGCGCCTGGTGGAGACGGCCGACGTGGTCATCACAAACGTCCGCGAGCCGGCGCTCTCGCGCCTCGGGCTCGACTACGACGCGGTACGCAGCCACCGCCACGACATCATCTGGATCGGTGTGACCGCCTTCGGGCCCGAGGGTCCCTACGCCGGTCGGCCCGGCATCGACTTCCTGATCCAGGGCTACGCGGGACTGCTCGCACTGAACGGTGAGCCCGACGGCCCACCCGTGCGGGTCACGATCCCCCTGATCGACACCCTCACGTCGGTGCTCGTCACGACGGCGGCGCTCGCGGCCGTCCACTCGCGTGGTGCGACCGGTGAGGGCCAACGCATCGACATCTCGCTTCTCGACGCCCTGGTGCACGCGCAGGCAGCAGGTCTGGGAAGCTACCTCGTGACGGGTGACGAGACGCCACGCACGGGGAACCGCAGCCTCTACTTCGCGCCGTCGGGGATCTACGGCACGAAGGACGGTCGGTCGATCGTCATCACGTGTCCCTCCGAGCGCTTCTTCGAGAAGCTCTGCACGGCGCTCGACACGGACTGGCTCCAGGATCCACGTTTCGAGAGCATCGAACGTCGCCTCGAGAACGAGGACGCACTCGACAGTGCCATCGAGGCGCGTTGTCGCGACTTCGACGCCGACGAGCTGCTCGAACGCCTCACGGCGGCAGACGTGTTGAGCGCACCGCTCAACGAGGTTCGGGACGTCGTGGAGGATCCCCAGATCCTCCACAACCGGATGATCGTCACCACCGAGCACGACACGCTCGGGCCGCTGCGCCTGACGGGTGTGCCGATCCACTTCGCCGCCACACCCGGGAGTGTGCGACGGCCGCCACCTCTCCAGGGGCAGCACACCGAGGAGGTCCTCTCGGAGCTCGGCTACGGGCCCGACCGGATCGCCGAGCTGGTGCGTGACGGAGCCGTCGCCACGGGCGTCGAGTTCGAGAACGCCCCGTGA